One region of Polynucleobacter sp. MWH-Aus1W21 genomic DNA includes:
- a CDS encoding DUF1345 domain-containing protein — MKATHWTQHWHHISATSRLIIVAVAGIGAFFLLSSGSSSTISLALSWGLAGSLYLALTYIMMFFSTQENILWLSKKEDDGAAIILLIIILAAAASLITIVIILSGIKTLPIHLAIRHVCLVLGTYTISWLFVHTAFALHYAHAYYQEFEKTKEVPMLFAGKQRPTYVDFLYFSMVIGMTCQTADVNIASSRIRFLVMIQGMTAFIFNTSLLALAINLIAGVVAFT, encoded by the coding sequence ATGAAAGCAACACACTGGACACAACACTGGCACCATATCAGCGCCACATCAAGACTAATTATTGTTGCAGTTGCCGGCATTGGTGCATTTTTTCTACTCTCCTCGGGCTCATCCTCCACTATTAGCCTAGCCCTTTCTTGGGGCTTGGCAGGAAGCCTTTACCTTGCCCTTACCTACATCATGATGTTCTTTTCAACCCAAGAAAATATCCTATGGCTTTCAAAGAAGGAGGATGATGGCGCTGCAATCATTCTGCTCATCATTATTTTGGCGGCAGCTGCAAGCCTGATCACTATTGTGATTATTCTCTCGGGCATTAAAACCCTCCCTATTCATTTGGCTATTCGTCACGTTTGCTTAGTGCTGGGGACGTATACGATCTCTTGGTTATTTGTGCATACGGCTTTTGCCTTGCATTACGCTCACGCCTACTACCAAGAATTTGAGAAAACCAAAGAAGTTCCCATGCTATTTGCAGGCAAGCAAAGGCCTACCTATGTAGACTTTCTTTACTTTTCTATGGTGATTGGCATGACATGCCAGACAGCTGACGTCAATATTGCTAGCTCTAGAATCCGCTTTCTAGTGATGATTCAGGGAATGACCGCTTTTATTTTTAACACCTCCCTGCTTGCACTGGCGATTAATCTCATTGCAGGTGTTGTGGCTTTTACTTAG
- a CDS encoding amidohydrolase has translation MKFAPKLLAMLLVAQCAVTFAKGNADTIFYGGPIVTVNAKNEEVQALAVQNGKIVAVGTKDAVSKEWQSESTKVIDLKGQTLMPGFVEPHVHILITSVFEGLGLNLSNFTLPYDTKETLIQKMKAALKDVPAGGWLFGFGVDPSRTTPFMAELTADDLDTVSKDIPIFIVNQSGHIGYVNHKALELAGVTDKTPNPPGGGIYVKDAKGKLTGKLVEPPSYLPFMAKMPAPTEAQLFGAIQGTMKKIASTGVTTASEMSVGGNFGVDKEVSIYKAIFAKDAASIRVRGYLFSEALPSGKTSVKPNEGDDKLRFIGIKYIADGSTQGLTAALNAPYSYPKNSKWSGALNYKDAEIYTSMKAFFDQGWQISTHSNGDKAIDQTLSSYSKLLAGNAKPQDRRLRIEHFTVNHEPQVKRAVKLGVVPSFTIGHVDYWGAAFNDHIIGPERAKRIDPAGDFKRAGGKFTLHSDSPVSNVGPLNYVSEEVTRLWQLPPQKVLGPDQAVSVDDAIRAITIDAAYQIFADNIVGSLEVGKQADLVVLEKNPRQTAPADIRNIKVKGTWIDGKPVSLQ, from the coding sequence ATGAAATTCGCACCAAAACTACTTGCTATGCTGTTGGTGGCTCAATGCGCAGTCACCTTTGCAAAAGGCAATGCAGATACGATTTTTTATGGCGGTCCCATCGTTACTGTAAATGCTAAGAATGAAGAGGTTCAGGCGCTTGCAGTACAAAATGGCAAGATTGTTGCGGTCGGGACTAAAGATGCAGTTTCTAAAGAGTGGCAGTCTGAATCCACCAAGGTAATCGATCTAAAAGGTCAAACTTTGATGCCAGGTTTTGTGGAGCCCCATGTACATATTTTGATCACTTCAGTGTTTGAAGGATTGGGTTTGAATTTAAGCAACTTTACCTTGCCCTATGACACGAAGGAAACATTGATTCAGAAAATGAAGGCCGCCCTCAAAGATGTGCCTGCTGGTGGATGGCTTTTTGGTTTTGGCGTTGATCCATCACGCACCACGCCTTTTATGGCTGAGCTCACCGCAGATGATTTGGATACGGTTTCAAAAGATATTCCCATCTTTATCGTGAATCAATCTGGTCATATTGGTTATGTAAATCACAAGGCATTGGAGTTGGCCGGCGTTACAGATAAAACACCAAACCCTCCTGGTGGCGGTATTTATGTGAAGGATGCTAAAGGTAAGTTGACAGGCAAGTTAGTAGAGCCACCTTCTTACTTGCCATTTATGGCAAAGATGCCAGCCCCTACTGAGGCTCAATTATTTGGCGCTATTCAAGGCACCATGAAAAAAATTGCCTCAACAGGTGTCACTACTGCGTCTGAAATGAGTGTGGGCGGCAACTTCGGTGTTGATAAAGAGGTGTCGATTTATAAGGCAATTTTTGCTAAAGATGCTGCGTCAATTCGGGTTCGTGGTTACTTGTTTAGTGAGGCCTTGCCTTCAGGAAAAACCTCCGTTAAGCCCAATGAGGGCGATGATAAATTGCGTTTTATTGGTATTAAATATATTGCAGATGGATCTACTCAAGGTTTAACAGCCGCTCTCAATGCGCCTTATTCCTATCCCAAAAACTCCAAATGGAGCGGCGCTCTGAACTATAAGGATGCTGAAATTTATACGTCCATGAAAGCATTCTTTGATCAGGGTTGGCAAATTTCTACTCACTCCAATGGCGATAAGGCGATTGATCAAACCCTCTCTAGCTATTCCAAGCTATTGGCTGGCAATGCTAAACCGCAGGATCGTCGTTTGCGTATTGAGCACTTCACTGTCAATCATGAGCCTCAAGTAAAGCGGGCTGTGAAATTGGGTGTAGTTCCAAGCTTTACCATTGGGCACGTAGATTATTGGGGCGCTGCATTTAATGATCATATTATTGGGCCAGAGCGCGCCAAGCGTATAGATCCGGCGGGTGACTTCAAACGAGCGGGTGGCAAATTTACCTTACATAGCGATTCACCTGTTTCGAATGTCGGCCCCTTAAATTACGTTAGCGAAGAAGTCACGCGCTTATGGCAGTTGCCACCGCAAAAGGTGTTGGGGCCAGATCAGGCGGTATCGGTTGACGACGCAATCCGCGCAATCACAATTGATGCCGCTTATCAAATCTTTGCAGACAATATCGTGGGTAGCTTAGAGGTTGGCAAGCAAGCTGACTTGGTTGTTTTGGAAAAGAATCCTCGTCAAACTGCGCCGGCTGATATTCGCAACATTAAAGTTAAAGGCACATGGATTGATGGCAAGCCAGTTAGCTTGCAATAA
- the ahpC gene encoding alkyl hydroperoxide reductase subunit C, translating into MSIINTAVQPFKTEAFHNGKFVTITDESLKGHWSVLIFMPAAFTFNCPTEIEDAAENYPEFQKMGAEVYIVTTDTHFSHKVWHETSPAVGKAKFPLVGDPTHTLTNAFGVHIPEAGLALRGTFIINPEGVIKTAEIHSNEIARDVSETLRKLKAAQYTAAHPGEVCPAKWKEGAATLTPSLDLVGKI; encoded by the coding sequence ATGTCCATTATTAATACCGCAGTTCAACCATTTAAAACTGAAGCTTTCCACAACGGCAAGTTTGTAACTATCACTGACGAAAGCCTCAAAGGTCATTGGTCTGTTTTGATTTTTATGCCAGCAGCATTTACATTCAACTGCCCAACAGAAATTGAAGATGCGGCAGAGAACTATCCAGAATTCCAAAAAATGGGTGCTGAAGTGTATATCGTTACAACAGATACTCATTTCTCACACAAAGTTTGGCATGAGACATCACCTGCTGTTGGTAAAGCAAAGTTCCCACTCGTTGGCGACCCAACACACACATTGACAAATGCATTTGGCGTTCATATTCCTGAAGCTGGCTTGGCATTGCGTGGCACATTCATCATCAACCCAGAAGGCGTGATTAAGACTGCAGAAATTCACTCTAACGAAATCGCACGTGACGTTTCTGAAACATTGCGCAAGCTAAAAGCTGCACAGTACACAGCCGCGCACCCAGGCGAAGTTTGCCCAGCTAAGTGGAAAGAAGGCGCAGCAACATTGACTCCTTCTTTGGATCTCGTAGGCAAGATCTAA
- the ahpF gene encoding alkyl hydroperoxide reductase subunit F produces MLDTNIKSQLKVYFEKIVNPIVLVASLDGSDSSKQMLELLNEVAEQSENITVKTDGKAAHTPSFTVSKLDQEARITFAGLPMGHEMTSFILAILQASGYPAKVEQEIIDRIIKLDSTLNFQTFISLSCHNCPDVVQALNLMAALNPNVTHEMVDGALYQELVDQFQIMAVPTVILNGEVFGQGRMSVEEIVAKLDTASPKEEAAKLSAKDPYDVLVIGGGPAGSAAAIYAARKGIRTGIVAERFGGQVMDTMGIENFISVKETEGPKLVQALEQHVKSYEVDIMNLQRANALRKTANGLEVELVNGAVLKSKSVILSTGARWREMNVPGEQEYRGKGVAYCPHCDGPLFKGKRVAVIGGGNSGVEAAIDLAGIVSHVTLIEFDSKLRADAVLQKKMASLPNVTVIMSALTKEVLGAGGKVNGLRYQDRTNNSEHTLELEGIFVQIGLLPNTDWLKGTIELSKHGEVIVDAKGETSLPGVFAAGDCTTVPYKQIIIAMGEGAKASLGAFDYLIRSSVTEPEEALAA; encoded by the coding sequence ATGCTCGATACCAATATCAAATCTCAGTTAAAGGTGTATTTTGAAAAGATTGTTAACCCTATCGTTCTCGTAGCTAGCTTGGATGGCAGCGACAGCTCGAAGCAAATGCTTGAGCTCTTAAATGAAGTGGCTGAGCAGTCTGAAAACATTACAGTTAAAACAGATGGCAAAGCTGCACACACACCCAGCTTTACTGTAAGCAAGCTTGATCAAGAGGCACGTATAACCTTTGCAGGACTGCCAATGGGTCATGAAATGACTTCTTTCATTTTGGCAATCTTGCAAGCTAGCGGCTATCCAGCAAAAGTAGAGCAAGAGATCATTGATCGCATCATCAAGCTTGATAGTACGCTCAACTTCCAGACATTTATTTCTTTGTCATGCCATAACTGCCCCGATGTTGTGCAAGCACTCAATCTCATGGCAGCCCTGAACCCAAATGTCACCCATGAAATGGTTGACGGCGCCCTCTACCAAGAATTGGTAGACCAATTCCAAATCATGGCTGTACCGACTGTGATCTTGAATGGCGAAGTGTTTGGACAAGGCCGCATGAGTGTTGAAGAGATTGTGGCTAAGCTCGATACCGCAAGCCCTAAAGAAGAAGCCGCAAAACTCTCCGCCAAAGATCCATATGATGTTTTAGTCATCGGCGGTGGACCTGCTGGTTCAGCAGCAGCAATCTATGCAGCCCGCAAAGGCATCCGCACCGGCATCGTGGCAGAGCGCTTTGGTGGTCAGGTCATGGATACCATGGGTATTGAAAACTTCATCTCCGTTAAAGAGACTGAAGGACCTAAATTGGTTCAAGCGCTTGAGCAACATGTAAAGAGCTATGAAGTCGATATTATGAATTTGCAACGCGCCAATGCATTGCGCAAAACTGCCAATGGTCTTGAAGTGGAGTTGGTTAACGGCGCAGTACTGAAAAGCAAATCAGTGATTTTGAGTACTGGTGCCCGCTGGAGAGAAATGAATGTTCCCGGCGAACAAGAGTACCGCGGCAAAGGTGTGGCGTATTGCCCTCACTGCGACGGCCCTTTATTCAAAGGTAAGCGTGTTGCTGTCATTGGTGGTGGCAACTCTGGTGTTGAAGCTGCAATTGATTTGGCTGGCATTGTGAGCCACGTCACCTTAATTGAGTTTGATAGCAAATTACGTGCTGATGCAGTGCTTCAGAAGAAAATGGCCAGCCTACCCAATGTAACCGTCATCATGAGCGCCCTTACCAAAGAAGTATTGGGTGCAGGTGGCAAGGTCAATGGCTTGCGCTACCAAGATCGCACTAATAATTCTGAGCATACCCTTGAACTTGAAGGCATCTTTGTGCAAATTGGTTTATTGCCAAACACCGATTGGCTCAAAGGCACTATCGAGTTATCTAAGCATGGCGAAGTTATTGTGGATGCAAAAGGTGAAACTTCCTTGCCTGGCGTATTTGCAGCGGGCGACTGCACGACAGTTCCGTACAAGCAAATCATCATCGCTATGGGCGAAGGTGCCAAAGCCTCTCTTGGAGCATTCGATTACTTGATTCGCTCATCTGTGACTGAGCCAGAAGAGGCGCTAGCTGCTTGA
- a CDS encoding NAD(P)H-dependent oxidoreductase, producing the protein MSLIDKLQWRYATKKMDPTKSVPPEKVEQILEAIRLTASSSGLQPYEVLVITNKAIREKIKAIAWDQSQIVDSSHLLVFAAWDTYTADRINQSFDMTEKIRNFKSEAGDIYRQKLLNGYTARDAETNYTHAAKQAYIGLGTALIAAAYEQVDSTPMEGFDAAALDEILNLKEKGLRSVVMMPLGYRKADEDWLMNLKKVRKPKESFITWIE; encoded by the coding sequence ATGAGCTTAATTGATAAATTACAGTGGCGTTACGCAACTAAAAAAATGGACCCTACAAAGTCCGTACCCCCGGAGAAGGTTGAGCAGATTCTAGAAGCCATTCGCTTAACCGCGAGCTCCAGCGGATTGCAGCCATATGAAGTGCTAGTAATTACCAATAAGGCTATTCGCGAAAAAATCAAAGCGATTGCTTGGGACCAATCTCAAATTGTCGACTCTTCTCATTTGCTCGTTTTTGCCGCATGGGATACCTACACAGCAGATCGCATTAATCAATCATTTGATATGACCGAAAAGATTCGCAACTTTAAAAGTGAAGCTGGTGACATCTATCGGCAAAAGTTACTCAATGGCTATACGGCACGAGACGCTGAAACTAATTACACTCATGCAGCAAAACAAGCCTATATTGGATTAGGTACCGCACTCATTGCCGCAGCCTACGAACAGGTGGACTCCACACCAATGGAAGGATTTGATGCTGCAGCTCTTGATGAGATCCTTAATCTTAAGGAAAAAGGTCTACGCAGTGTGGTCATGATGCCATTAGGCTACAGAAAAGCAGATGAGGATTGGTTGATGAACCTAAAAAAGGTCAGAAAGCCAAAGGAAAGTTTTATTACTTGGATTGAATAA
- a CDS encoding phasin family protein produces MFQTQLNDQFANAQAKAIENAKYLAQVAVESAQELAEINQAAAKDALVVAQDASSQLLAIKDPQQLAKLAQPEAAQEAAKYAAAYQAKVNKVVRNGNKEVAQVVDASIDDARADLVKFVKEATKTAPAGSEAFVSAFKTAFESSLQQFDQVRATATDAFANFEKSVDAALANIQGQYAVAKPAAKSRKAA; encoded by the coding sequence ATGTTTCAAACTCAATTAAACGATCAATTTGCTAATGCACAAGCTAAAGCAATCGAAAACGCTAAATATTTGGCACAAGTTGCTGTTGAAAGTGCTCAAGAATTAGCTGAAATCAACCAAGCTGCTGCTAAAGATGCTTTAGTTGTTGCTCAAGACGCAAGCTCACAATTGTTAGCAATCAAAGATCCACAACAATTAGCTAAATTGGCTCAGCCAGAAGCCGCTCAAGAAGCTGCTAAATATGCTGCTGCTTACCAAGCTAAAGTAAACAAAGTAGTACGTAACGGTAACAAAGAAGTTGCTCAAGTAGTTGACGCTTCTATTGATGACGCACGTGCTGATTTGGTTAAGTTTGTTAAGGAAGCTACTAAGACAGCTCCTGCTGGTTCTGAAGCTTTTGTTTCTGCTTTCAAAACTGCATTTGAGTCTTCACTCCAACAGTTCGACCAAGTTCGCGCAACTGCAACTGACGCATTTGCTAACTTCGAAAAGAGTGTTGATGCTGCCTTGGCAAATATTCAAGGCCAATATGCTGTTGCTAAGCCAGCTGCTAAAAGTCGTAAAGCTGCTTAA
- a CDS encoding nitroreductase, with the protein MKALTPAEAITSRMSVRAFTKESVSKEIILKLLNISSRAPSGTNTQPWKVYVMERVALKDLCEKVCAAYDSIAANPELAKEFQPAYEYYPAKWFSPYIDRRRENGWGLYGLLGITKGDKDKMHAQHRKNFEAFGAPVCLFFTIDKELGKGSILDYGMFLQNIMVAARGEGLDTCPQAAWNDYAKIILPAIGAQENEMLVCGMALGYADKNALVNTFHTPRVAADEFTTWVG; encoded by the coding sequence ATGAAAGCATTAACTCCAGCTGAGGCAATTACATCTCGCATGTCAGTGCGAGCATTTACCAAAGAGAGTGTTTCAAAAGAGATCATTCTTAAGTTACTCAATATATCTTCGCGCGCACCTTCTGGTACAAATACCCAGCCTTGGAAGGTTTATGTGATGGAGAGGGTTGCCCTCAAAGATTTATGCGAGAAAGTGTGTGCAGCTTATGACAGTATTGCCGCCAATCCCGAGCTAGCAAAAGAATTTCAGCCTGCGTATGAGTATTACCCAGCCAAATGGTTTAGCCCCTACATCGATAGGCGTCGTGAAAATGGTTGGGGCTTATATGGTTTGCTAGGAATTACTAAGGGCGATAAAGACAAGATGCATGCACAGCATCGCAAAAACTTTGAAGCATTTGGTGCTCCTGTATGTCTATTTTTCACGATCGACAAAGAGCTTGGTAAAGGCTCAATACTTGACTATGGGATGTTCTTGCAAAACATTATGGTCGCCGCAAGGGGTGAGGGCTTAGATACTTGTCCGCAGGCTGCATGGAATGATTATGCAAAGATCATTTTGCCGGCCATTGGTGCTCAAGAGAATGAAATGCTTGTGTGCGGTATGGCACTAGGGTATGCCGATAAAAATGCTTTGGTGAATACCTTTCACACCCCCAGAGTCGCTGCTGATGAATTTACAACCTGGGTTGGATAG
- a CDS encoding OsmC domain/YcaO domain-containing protein, with translation MEIKVNFLDKLRLEAKFDDFTVIADQPIRYKGDGSAPGPFDYFLASSALCAAYFVKLYCETRNLSTENIRLSQNNIVDPENRYKQIFKIQVELPADISAADRQGILRSIERCTVKKVVQEGPDFVIEEVANLDADAQSLLTLKPNAGANTQIVGKDLPLEETIANMSALLANLGIKIEIASWRNLIPNVWSLHIRDAHSPMCFTNGKGSTKESALASALGEYIERLSNNHFYAGAYWGEDIANAEFVHYPNERWFKPGKKDALPTEILDEYCLKIYNPDGELRASHLVDTNSGNVQRGICSLPYVRQSDGKTVYFPSNLIENLFVSNGMSAGNTLAEAQVQCLSEIFERAVKREILESEIALPDVPQEVLARYPSILAGIQSLEEQGFPVLVKDASLGGVYPVMCVTLMNPRTGGVFASFGAHPNLEVALERSLTELLQGRSLEGLNDLPPPTFSSEAVTEPNNFVEHFIDSSGIVSWRFFSAKSDYEFVDWDFSSNGEGSNTKEAETLFGILKELGKEVYVAEYDELGAAACRILVPGYSEVYPIEDLVWDNTNKAILFREDILNLSRLDDACLTSLLERLENNELDEYGDIATLIGIEFDENTVWGQLTVLELKLLIQLALKQYEEAHDLVGAFLQYNDNTVERKLFYQAMDAALEVLLDDELEIADYEVNFRRMYGDARMNAVLGSIDGSVRFFGLTPTSMQLEGLDRHHRLMDSYRKLHQARAKKSL, from the coding sequence ATGGAAATTAAGGTCAATTTTCTCGACAAGCTGCGTCTTGAAGCTAAGTTCGATGACTTTACGGTAATTGCCGACCAGCCAATTCGATACAAGGGTGATGGTTCTGCGCCAGGACCTTTTGATTATTTCTTGGCTTCATCAGCATTGTGCGCTGCTTACTTTGTGAAGTTGTACTGCGAGACTCGTAATTTATCTACTGAGAATATTCGCCTCTCGCAAAATAATATTGTTGATCCAGAAAATCGCTATAAACAGATCTTTAAGATTCAGGTGGAATTGCCGGCAGATATTTCTGCTGCAGACCGTCAAGGTATTTTGCGCTCTATCGAGCGCTGCACAGTTAAGAAAGTAGTGCAGGAAGGGCCTGATTTTGTTATTGAAGAGGTCGCAAATTTAGATGCTGATGCACAGAGTTTGCTGACATTAAAACCAAATGCAGGCGCTAACACCCAGATTGTTGGCAAAGATCTTCCTTTAGAAGAGACTATTGCCAATATGTCGGCATTGCTCGCAAACCTTGGCATCAAGATTGAAATCGCTTCATGGCGCAATCTCATTCCCAATGTCTGGTCCCTGCATATACGCGATGCCCATTCACCAATGTGCTTCACCAATGGCAAAGGTTCTACTAAGGAGAGTGCGCTGGCATCTGCTTTAGGCGAATATATTGAGCGTCTGAGTAATAACCATTTTTATGCGGGTGCTTACTGGGGTGAGGATATTGCTAATGCAGAATTTGTGCATTACCCGAATGAGCGCTGGTTTAAGCCTGGCAAGAAGGATGCGTTACCGACAGAAATCCTGGATGAGTACTGTCTAAAAATCTATAACCCAGACGGCGAGTTGCGCGCATCCCATTTGGTGGATACCAATTCTGGAAATGTTCAGCGCGGTATCTGTTCATTGCCTTATGTTCGTCAATCTGATGGCAAGACAGTCTACTTTCCGTCGAACTTGATTGAAAATCTCTTCGTGAGTAATGGTATGAGTGCAGGCAATACGCTTGCCGAAGCCCAAGTTCAGTGTCTTTCAGAAATCTTTGAGCGAGCAGTTAAGCGAGAAATTTTGGAGAGTGAGATTGCGCTTCCAGATGTGCCGCAGGAAGTGTTGGCAAGATACCCCAGCATACTGGCTGGCATACAAAGTTTAGAAGAGCAGGGCTTTCCGGTACTAGTGAAGGATGCATCATTAGGCGGGGTTTATCCTGTGATGTGTGTCACTCTAATGAATCCACGCACAGGTGGCGTTTTTGCCTCGTTTGGTGCGCATCCTAATTTAGAGGTTGCGCTTGAGCGGAGTTTGACTGAGTTGTTGCAGGGCCGCAGCTTAGAGGGTCTGAACGATTTACCCCCACCTACATTTTCAAGTGAAGCCGTAACCGAGCCTAATAACTTTGTAGAGCACTTTATCGACTCCAGTGGCATCGTGTCTTGGCGCTTCTTCAGCGCAAAATCCGACTATGAATTTGTTGATTGGGATTTCTCAAGCAATGGTGAGGGCTCCAATACTAAAGAAGCCGAAACTTTATTTGGCATCCTCAAAGAGCTCGGCAAAGAAGTTTATGTAGCGGAATATGACGAATTAGGAGCGGCTGCCTGTCGAATTTTGGTGCCGGGATATTCTGAGGTCTACCCAATTGAAGATCTTGTATGGGACAACACCAACAAGGCAATTTTATTCCGTGAAGATATTCTCAATTTATCTCGTTTGGATGACGCTTGCCTAACATCGCTACTAGAGCGTTTAGAAAATAACGAGCTAGATGAGTATGGTGATATTGCTACGCTTATCGGAATCGAGTTTGATGAGAATACGGTTTGGGGTCAATTAACTGTTTTGGAGCTAAAGCTCTTGATTCAGCTGGCTTTAAAGCAGTACGAAGAAGCGCATGACTTAGTGGGCGCCTTTCTTCAGTACAACGACAATACAGTCGAACGCAAGTTGTTTTACCAAGCCATGGATGCGGCGTTGGAAGTTCTACTTGATGATGAATTAGAGATTGCTGATTACGAGGTGAACTTCCGCCGGATGTATGGTGATGCACGTATGAATGCCGTACTTGGTTCTATTGATGGCAGCGTACGTTTCTTCGGATTAACTCCAACTAGCATGCAGTTAGAGGGGCTTGATAGGCACCATCGCCTAATGGATAGCTATAGAAAGCTCCATCAGGCTCGGGCCAAGAAGAGTCTTTAA
- a CDS encoding cupin domain-containing protein, whose translation MNIHADYSKRVVINHHDLPWVPSPEPGVERRMLDRIGDEVAKATSIVRYEPGSKFQTHTHELGEEIFVLDGVFSDETGDYPAGTYMMNPPGSSHAPYSQSGCTLFVKLRHLGSDQVEREIVNTKTAPWYQGMVPGLNVMPLMTQGTGSTLVRWAPQTYFNPHKHYGGEEIFVVDGVFEDEHGRYPAGSWIRSPHMSLHQPFSKEGCTIFVKTGHLLG comes from the coding sequence GTGAATATCCACGCTGATTACAGTAAGCGAGTTGTCATTAACCACCATGACCTGCCCTGGGTTCCTAGCCCAGAGCCAGGGGTCGAAAGGCGCATGCTTGATCGCATAGGTGATGAGGTGGCTAAAGCGACCTCTATTGTTCGTTATGAACCAGGATCCAAATTTCAAACACATACCCATGAATTGGGTGAAGAGATCTTCGTTTTAGATGGCGTCTTTAGTGACGAGACAGGTGATTATCCTGCTGGCACGTATATGATGAACCCGCCTGGATCTTCTCATGCGCCATACAGTCAGTCTGGCTGTACTTTATTTGTGAAGTTACGACATCTTGGTTCAGATCAAGTCGAGCGAGAGATAGTTAATACGAAAACTGCTCCTTGGTACCAAGGGATGGTACCTGGCCTCAATGTGATGCCGTTGATGACGCAGGGCACTGGATCTACTCTGGTGCGATGGGCACCTCAAACCTATTTCAATCCTCATAAGCATTATGGTGGCGAGGAAATTTTTGTGGTGGATGGCGTTTTTGAAGATGAGCATGGGCGCTACCCGGCCGGCTCCTGGATTAGAAGTCCTCATATGAGCCTGCATCAGCCATTTAGTAAAGAAGGCTGCACTATTTTTGTAAAGACTGGTCATTTATTAGGCTGA
- a CDS encoding SDR family NAD(P)-dependent oxidoreductase, with protein sequence MSLLPNPFRALVIGSSGTIGSAFMDLLKANPACTEAIGIHRRSEFPIDYQNLESIESCAATLSQAAPFQLIINAVGVLHTSKWMPEKRLEDLNAEQLLELMTVNAIGPALTIRHFSKLLDPKNSIMVTLSAKVGSIEDNRLGGWYSYRASKAALNMLVKTTSIEWGRTKPNTALIAMHPGTVNSRLSKPFRGEQIGRPADQAAAEMFNVIEHLQKEDAGSFLTYSGEKLPW encoded by the coding sequence ATGAGCTTACTTCCCAACCCCTTTCGCGCACTAGTTATTGGATCTTCCGGAACCATAGGCTCTGCCTTCATGGATCTCTTAAAAGCAAACCCCGCATGCACGGAGGCTATCGGCATTCATCGCCGCTCTGAATTTCCGATTGACTATCAAAATCTGGAATCAATTGAGTCCTGCGCAGCTACACTCTCTCAAGCGGCACCTTTTCAACTCATCATTAATGCAGTTGGAGTTTTGCACACCAGCAAATGGATGCCCGAAAAAAGACTAGAAGATCTCAATGCGGAGCAGCTCCTCGAGCTGATGACTGTAAATGCGATTGGTCCAGCACTAACGATTCGTCACTTTTCAAAGTTACTGGATCCCAAAAATAGCATCATGGTGACCTTATCGGCAAAAGTAGGCAGCATTGAAGATAACCGTCTTGGTGGTTGGTACAGCTATCGCGCCTCTAAAGCTGCGCTCAATATGTTGGTGAAGACAACATCGATCGAATGGGGACGTACAAAACCGAATACCGCATTAATCGCAATGCATCCCGGCACTGTGAACTCTAGACTCTCAAAGCCATTTCGTGGCGAGCAGATTGGCAGGCCTGCAGATCAAGCTGCTGCCGAGATGTTTAATGTGATTGAACATCTTCAAAAAGAAGACGCAGGAAGCTTTCTGACTTATTCGGGTGAAAAGCTACCTTGGTAA
- a CDS encoding DUF2244 domain-containing protein — protein MKVWQMRRNCALTPKQLLQFYVALVCLSFVVAIGFLLAGVWVIPIFTIVEIGAVTIGFLIYCRHALDSETIEIDGKRMIVKKFIGYKEKVYEFNTQWAKIETPIEDAKTFFISQSNLRVEIGQFIRQEQQLPLIAAVRRYLG, from the coding sequence ATGAAGGTTTGGCAAATGCGAAGAAACTGCGCGCTGACTCCGAAGCAGCTCCTGCAGTTTTATGTCGCTTTGGTATGTCTCTCCTTTGTGGTGGCAATCGGCTTTCTTTTGGCGGGAGTCTGGGTTATTCCGATTTTTACGATTGTTGAAATTGGTGCGGTAACGATCGGATTTTTAATTTATTGCAGACACGCGCTGGATAGCGAAACGATTGAGATCGATGGCAAGCGCATGATTGTTAAAAAGTTTATTGGCTACAAAGAAAAGGTTTACGAATTCAATACGCAGTGGGCAAAGATAGAGACCCCTATTGAAGATGCAAAAACATTTTTTATTAGTCAGTCTAATTTGCGAGTAGAGATCGGTCAGTTTATAAGGCAAGAACAACAGTTGCCGCTTATTGCCGCTGTGAGACGTTATCTGGGCTGA